In Nitrospira sp., the following are encoded in one genomic region:
- a CDS encoding flagellin, with protein MRVTEQQVFGFLVNSYQQARSRALRLQEHLATGKQVLQPSDDPGRFHQIVGEKATLVKLEQRLRNVSTATTRVELADASLQGTTATLARIRQLAVQYASDTNGVTERATGAHEIKELLQHLLQLGNAEFDENQPVFGGTSRHGFAAGLTLSTPVTLTNSVADTLTVRIDGVTSGTIDLTGGTETLSGTELAARVQSRINADSTLIAAGKSASVTYTDGRLVIASNSDGPTSNIEVLGGSARTLLGFNGGSAGSGGSTFAATVTTNAAAGNSGGASVSQGQIVNTSTTSFDNYVVRFSGPGTFDVVNVSAPVTVAPNSANAGRVGATDAGIVDPQRVTLDTYEIQFTSASQYSVLNTTTGATISTGNSYLSGGAIEFDGLRLVLSNGQQGGPATGDRFAVAIAPKTVLANQTYTSGAPMEFDGIRFRITNGVSAPAAGDIFHVLTHTQYAGDSGSHQIEVADGEVVPTNVPGNEVFSGSDVNLFDTVQQLLAALRGNFKAGIAESLGSLDRALSQVSAAQGTIGALANRLDSTSSALAESKDLSTNQLSSFEDIDLARTISDLTLQEYAIQAAGETLGRLFDNSLLKHLR; from the coding sequence ATGCGAGTAACCGAGCAACAGGTTTTCGGGTTTCTGGTCAACAGTTATCAACAAGCTCGATCCAGAGCGTTGCGACTACAGGAACATCTCGCTACCGGCAAGCAGGTATTGCAACCCTCCGACGATCCCGGCCGTTTCCATCAAATCGTCGGAGAAAAAGCGACATTAGTAAAACTTGAACAGCGACTTCGCAATGTCTCGACCGCCACCACGAGAGTCGAGCTGGCTGATGCCTCTCTTCAAGGTACGACCGCGACGCTCGCTCGTATTAGACAGCTGGCGGTTCAGTATGCGTCCGATACCAATGGCGTGACAGAGCGAGCCACCGGCGCACATGAAATCAAAGAGTTGCTCCAGCATCTGCTCCAGCTTGGAAACGCCGAGTTTGACGAAAACCAACCGGTCTTCGGTGGGACAAGCCGGCACGGGTTCGCCGCGGGGTTGACATTGTCGACACCTGTGACGCTGACGAACAGCGTTGCAGATACCTTGACGGTGAGGATTGATGGCGTGACATCGGGTACGATCGATTTGACCGGCGGTACCGAGACTCTCAGTGGAACCGAATTGGCGGCTCGGGTGCAAAGCCGCATCAATGCCGATTCCACTCTGATCGCGGCGGGAAAAAGCGCTTCAGTGACGTACACCGACGGAAGGCTGGTCATCGCCTCAAATTCTGACGGTCCAACGTCAAACATAGAAGTATTGGGCGGCTCCGCTCGCACCCTGCTTGGATTCAACGGAGGGAGTGCCGGTTCCGGCGGATCGACGTTCGCTGCGACAGTGACGACGAATGCGGCCGCGGGCAACAGCGGTGGAGCATCAGTCTCGCAAGGGCAGATCGTCAATACGAGTACGACGTCCTTTGATAACTATGTTGTGAGGTTTAGTGGGCCTGGGACTTTTGACGTCGTCAATGTTTCGGCACCGGTCACGGTCGCTCCAAATTCTGCCAATGCAGGTCGCGTTGGGGCAACTGATGCCGGAATCGTCGACCCTCAGCGAGTGACGCTCGACACGTATGAAATACAGTTTACTTCAGCATCCCAGTATTCCGTCTTGAACACGACCACGGGAGCCACGATTTCGACCGGGAACTCCTACCTGTCGGGCGGCGCCATCGAATTCGATGGCCTCCGCCTGGTGCTTTCAAATGGGCAACAAGGAGGACCCGCGACCGGAGATCGATTCGCTGTCGCAATTGCCCCGAAAACCGTGCTCGCCAATCAGACGTACACGTCAGGAGCTCCTATGGAGTTTGACGGAATCCGGTTTCGCATAACCAACGGCGTATCGGCGCCGGCTGCGGGGGACATATTTCATGTCCTGACTCATACTCAGTACGCTGGAGATTCCGGTAGCCATCAGATCGAAGTGGCGGACGGAGAGGTCGTTCCCACCAACGTGCCGGGCAATGAGGTGTTCAGTGGTTCCGATGTCAACCTGTTCGATACGGTGCAACAACTCCTCGCGGCACTCCGGGGAAATTTCAAAGCTGGAATCGCGGAGAGTTTGGGCAGCCTCGACCGAGCCCTCAGTCAGGTGTCTGCAGCGCAGGGCACCATTGGCGCGTTAGCAAACCGATTGGACTCTACGTCTTCAGCATTGGCGGAGTCAAAAGACTTGTCCACTAACCAGTTGTCGTCATTCGAAGATATCGACCTGGCACGAACCATCTCAGATCTCACTCTGCAGGAGTATGCCATTCAAGCAGCGGGCGAAACGCTCGGTCGGTTATTCGATAACTCTCTTCTGAAACATCTGCGTTGA
- the csrA gene encoding carbon storage regulator CsrA: MLVLSRRCGESVTIGPDIRVVVLGVKSGQVRLGIEAPPAVAVHREEVYVRIQEENRLAAKTHVVPIDALRRLIPSKTRIAS; encoded by the coding sequence ATGCTGGTGCTCAGCCGTCGATGTGGAGAAAGCGTCACGATCGGTCCCGACATCCGTGTGGTCGTGCTCGGGGTGAAAAGCGGCCAAGTCCGTCTGGGAATCGAAGCGCCGCCTGCTGTTGCGGTCCATCGGGAAGAAGTCTATGTGAGGATTCAAGAGGAGAATCGATTGGCCGCGAAGACTCACGTGGTACCCATCGATGCATTGCGTCGCTTGATCCCTTCAAAAACCAGGATTGCTTCGTGA
- a CDS encoding flagellar assembly protein FliW encodes MKCTSTRFGSFEVRAESILTFPSGLLGFPEQQRYVMLDHDTDAPFKWLQSVEESTLAFVIMDPALFHPGYQVDVPTDAWAEIRAREREDLALVVILTIPSDDPGRITANLRGPLVISHKTKLGKQLVLSEDFPTRHPLFPVSGPSSSEMAQASHPVECRV; translated from the coding sequence GTGAAGTGCACATCGACTCGTTTTGGATCATTCGAAGTCCGCGCCGAAAGCATCTTGACGTTTCCTTCAGGGCTGCTCGGTTTTCCTGAGCAGCAGCGGTATGTCATGCTGGATCATGACACCGATGCCCCCTTCAAGTGGCTTCAATCGGTTGAAGAATCGACGCTGGCATTTGTGATCATGGATCCTGCCCTGTTTCATCCAGGTTATCAGGTCGACGTTCCCACCGACGCCTGGGCTGAAATCAGAGCGAGGGAGAGAGAAGATCTCGCGCTGGTTGTGATTTTGACCATCCCATCCGACGACCCAGGTCGGATCACCGCCAATTTGCGAGGACCGCTGGTCATCAGCCACAAGACCAAACTCGGAAAGCAGTTAGTGCTCTCGGAAGATTTTCCCACCCGGCACCCCTTGTTTCCCGTCTCCGGACCTTCATCATCCGAGATGGCGCAAGCCTCTCACCCTGTAGAATGTCGCGTCTAG
- a CDS encoding DUF2130 domain-containing protein: protein MSEPTIICPSCKTEIKLTESLAAPLIESTRREYEKRLAQKDADVAKRDAALREREEVLSKSQQALDEQVAEKLMHERGRIAIEEGKKAKLALQNDLDQKAKEVADLNDILRQRDTKLAEAQKAQADLLRKQRELDDAKRELDLTVEKRVQEGLAVTREQAKKEAEEGLKLKVLEKEQTIASMQKQIEELKRKAEQGSQQLQGEVQELELEALLRTKFPRDTIEPVPKGEHGGDALQRVVGTNGQSCGTIIWESKRTKNWSDGWLAKLREDQRAAKAEIAVIVSQSLPKEVETFGLVENVWVTHTKTVLPLALTLRQTLIEVASARQASEGQQTKTEMIYQYLTGPRFRQRVEAIVEAFSSMQEDLDREKKAIIKQWAKREEQIDRVMQATAGMYGDLQGIAGKTIQEIEGLELPLLESDSASKGFTSE, encoded by the coding sequence ATGAGTGAACCAACCATCATTTGTCCAAGCTGCAAGACAGAGATCAAGCTGACCGAGTCGCTTGCTGCTCCACTGATCGAATCTACACGCCGCGAGTACGAAAAACGCCTCGCTCAGAAAGATGCCGATGTGGCGAAACGCGATGCAGCCTTACGTGAGCGGGAGGAAGTTCTTTCCAAATCCCAGCAGGCACTCGATGAGCAGGTGGCTGAGAAACTCATGCACGAGCGAGGCAGGATTGCGATCGAGGAGGGGAAGAAGGCGAAGCTCGCTTTACAAAATGACCTCGACCAAAAGGCCAAAGAAGTTGCTGATCTGAACGACATTCTGAGGCAACGGGACACGAAGCTGGCCGAGGCGCAGAAGGCACAGGCCGATCTCCTCCGAAAGCAGCGAGAATTGGATGATGCCAAGCGCGAGCTGGATCTGACCGTCGAGAAGCGAGTCCAGGAAGGGCTCGCTGTGACAAGGGAACAAGCTAAGAAAGAAGCCGAGGAAGGGCTGAAACTAAAGGTATTGGAGAAAGAACAAACTATTGCCTCGATGCAGAAGCAGATTGAGGAGCTGAAACGAAAGGCTGAACAGGGATCTCAGCAGTTGCAGGGGGAAGTGCAGGAATTGGAGTTGGAAGCGCTCCTTCGCACCAAATTTCCGAGAGACACAATCGAGCCGGTTCCCAAAGGGGAACATGGCGGAGACGCGCTTCAGCGTGTCGTGGGGACAAACGGTCAGTCCTGCGGGACCATTATCTGGGAATCGAAACGCACCAAGAATTGGAGCGATGGCTGGCTCGCGAAGTTGCGCGAAGACCAGCGGGCTGCCAAAGCCGAGATTGCAGTCATCGTCAGCCAATCGCTCCCGAAGGAAGTCGAAACCTTTGGCTTGGTCGAAAACGTGTGGGTCACCCACACGAAGACGGTACTTCCTCTCGCCCTGACGCTCCGCCAGACGCTCATCGAAGTCGCCTCGGCTCGCCAAGCCTCGGAGGGTCAGCAAACCAAAACGGAAATGATCTATCAATACCTGACAGGCCCACGCTTCCGTCAGCGAGTCGAAGCCATCGTCGAGGCCTTCTCTTCGATGCAGGAGGATCTCGATAGAGAGAAGAAGGCGATCATCAAACAATGGGCCAAGAGGGAAGAACAGATTGATCGAGTCATGCAGGCCACGGCTGGGATGTACGGAGATCTGCAGGGGATTGCCGGGAAGACGATCCAGGAAATAGAAGGGCTTGAGCTACCTCTCTTGGAGAGCGACTCTGCGAGCAAAGGTTTCACTTCGGAGTAA
- a CDS encoding addiction module protein, translating into MSKALLKIEREAVRLSAKDREVLAERLMRSVTQEPLTQVEEAWVEEAERRFSAWRRGTRKGVPVERAFKQIRKDLGW; encoded by the coding sequence ATGAGTAAAGCATTGCTCAAAATCGAACGCGAAGCGGTTCGTTTGTCGGCAAAGGACCGGGAAGTTCTGGCTGAACGTTTGATGCGAAGTGTGACACAAGAGCCGTTGACCCAGGTGGAGGAAGCTTGGGTAGAGGAGGCCGAGCGCCGGTTTTCCGCTTGGCGACGTGGGACACGAAAAGGGGTGCCGGTCGAACGGGCATTCAAACAGATTCGCAAGGATCTGGGTTGGTGA
- a CDS encoding type II toxin-antitoxin system RelE/ParE family toxin has protein sequence MKLLVDPEALAEARNAAAFYEDSQPGLGKAFLADVEAATEEIVRHPLMWRKIKGRFRRYLIPRFPYGLIYAVQGKTVYVAAVMHLKRKPGYWTARTRRSLS, from the coding sequence GTGAAACTCCTCGTTGACCCCGAAGCGCTGGCGGAAGCGCGAAACGCCGCCGCGTTCTACGAGGACAGTCAGCCCGGTTTGGGGAAGGCATTCCTAGCCGACGTCGAGGCGGCAACCGAGGAGATTGTCCGGCATCCGCTCATGTGGCGCAAGATCAAGGGACGGTTCCGCAGGTATCTGATCCCACGGTTTCCCTATGGCCTGATTTATGCCGTACAAGGCAAGACGGTCTATGTCGCGGCTGTTATGCACCTCAAGCGCAAGCCCGGGTACTGGACCGCGAGAACCAGAAGGTCCCTTTCGTGA
- a CDS encoding response regulator, whose protein sequence is MMKPAGRKRKRNRDRHRPAASLPTTFTGLDLLEGLPLATVILDSDFIVLAVNREGHRLLGPRFSSSTIRSFPSLWSMLTQSDATVMTAQLNEVLNNRRPTSVTQHLILRKATRPVPVEWTCAPSMFNGKTVLIVGIRDLSHELELKQARDRLVAIAEESPLPMIELDRQMSLLYANPAMISLLTRFGYSLEGSPNVAPRTLPDIVRRCLATGQVLHDETVVLPEASFSWTFCPVLTHGLVRGYAADMTSVHRTQQALQLSADQLRQSNRRLDQALDEAKESARVKTAFLATVSHELRTPMNGVIGMTSLLMETPLTPEQQSYAETIRQCGEALLQLINDVLECSKIEAGKLELECLDFNLRTTVEQVLAQFAKRAETKGLELTGLVHAAVPMGLKGDPGRLRQVLTNLVANAVKFTDKGEVTLQAYLEEDLPDTAVIRFEVIDTGIGINPSTQAKLFRPFVQADSSTTRKYGGTGLGLSISKQLVELMGGRIGVRSTEGHGSTFWCTVRFKKQADSLRAILPTGDLTGKRVLIVDDNESNRLILHHLVSGWGMIDELAEDAESALHRIAEATQRGVSYDLAILDVIMPGKDGLQLARELQSHPAGSGIRLVVMTSMLQRGHAEQARQAGAMGYLPKPVRHDELRDCLRTVLGLPDGQAPKDAQACPVVPQLVTRHMVAEHVQHRRILVVEDNMVNQKLAVRMVEKLGYKPDVVENGREALAALTKGDYAAILMDCQMPVMDGFETTRRIREGEALVASRDSTDGSANRSDETPQSTRHMPIIAVTANAMQGDRERCLAIGMDDYLAKPIKLEELRSTLARWALAPPNVVVPGKQQPILTTSDSTRGIFDPAKMYQNIGSDSELFAQLVRLFLDRHQTMLADIRTALADADSIVVERMAHTFKGTAGNLCASEVALSAGRLEAVGRLNALHDAPPVYAQLELEVARLVRVLESYRQGYQPISQEAA, encoded by the coding sequence ATGATGAAGCCGGCTGGACGGAAACGGAAACGCAACCGCGACCGACACCGGCCTGCAGCCTCGCTTCCGACGACCTTCACAGGCCTGGATCTTCTCGAAGGGCTTCCGCTGGCCACCGTCATCCTCGACAGTGATTTCATCGTATTGGCCGTTAACCGTGAGGGCCATCGGTTGCTTGGACCACGGTTTTCTTCCTCCACGATCCGATCCTTTCCATCCCTGTGGTCGATGCTCACCCAGTCGGACGCAACCGTCATGACCGCGCAGCTGAACGAAGTGCTGAACAACCGCCGCCCGACTTCCGTGACACAACATCTGATCTTGCGGAAGGCAACCCGCCCCGTTCCAGTGGAATGGACTTGTGCGCCCAGTATGTTCAATGGAAAGACCGTGCTGATTGTCGGTATTCGAGACTTGTCCCATGAACTGGAATTGAAACAAGCTCGCGATCGGCTGGTCGCAATCGCGGAGGAAAGTCCCTTACCGATGATCGAACTGGACCGGCAGATGAGTCTGCTGTATGCCAATCCCGCGATGATCTCTCTGCTTACTCGATTCGGATACAGCCTCGAAGGATCTCCCAACGTCGCCCCGCGTACCCTTCCAGACATCGTGCGGCGCTGTCTAGCAACAGGCCAGGTGCTTCATGACGAGACAGTTGTGCTGCCAGAAGCCAGTTTTTCATGGACCTTCTGCCCGGTTCTCACTCATGGGCTCGTGCGAGGCTATGCCGCTGACATGACGAGCGTCCACAGGACACAGCAGGCGCTCCAACTCTCCGCCGACCAGCTTCGCCAGAGTAACCGCCGTTTGGACCAAGCTCTGGACGAGGCCAAGGAATCGGCACGCGTCAAGACGGCATTTCTGGCGACCGTCAGTCATGAGCTCCGCACTCCCATGAATGGGGTCATCGGTATGACGAGCCTGTTGATGGAGACGCCCTTGACGCCGGAACAGCAGTCCTACGCGGAGACTATCCGGCAATGCGGCGAAGCGCTCCTGCAGCTGATAAACGACGTGCTCGAATGCAGCAAGATCGAGGCAGGTAAGCTGGAACTGGAGTGCCTCGACTTCAATCTAAGAACCACGGTGGAGCAGGTGTTGGCACAATTCGCCAAGCGGGCGGAAACGAAAGGATTGGAACTGACCGGACTGGTACACGCAGCGGTTCCGATGGGACTCAAAGGCGACCCAGGCCGCCTCCGTCAGGTCCTCACCAACCTGGTCGCCAACGCGGTGAAGTTCACCGACAAGGGCGAGGTGACCCTGCAGGCCTATCTTGAAGAAGACCTACCGGACACCGCCGTCATCCGTTTCGAAGTCATTGACACAGGTATCGGAATCAATCCGAGTACCCAAGCCAAACTGTTCCGTCCATTTGTGCAGGCCGACAGCTCCACAACGAGAAAATACGGAGGGACCGGTCTTGGTCTTTCCATTTCCAAGCAACTGGTGGAGTTAATGGGTGGACGGATCGGAGTGCGCAGTACCGAGGGGCATGGCAGTACCTTCTGGTGCACCGTGCGTTTCAAGAAACAGGCGGATTCTCTGCGCGCGATTCTTCCAACCGGAGATCTTACCGGAAAGCGTGTCTTGATCGTCGATGACAACGAATCGAATCGTTTGATCCTCCACCATCTGGTTTCAGGTTGGGGGATGATTGACGAACTCGCGGAGGATGCCGAATCAGCTTTACACCGCATCGCCGAGGCAACGCAGCGTGGAGTGTCGTACGATCTTGCAATCTTGGACGTCATCATGCCGGGAAAAGACGGGTTGCAGCTCGCACGAGAGCTGCAAAGCCACCCGGCTGGGTCAGGGATTCGCCTCGTCGTGATGACCTCGATGCTGCAACGTGGTCATGCGGAACAAGCCCGTCAAGCCGGCGCGATGGGCTACCTGCCGAAACCAGTCCGCCACGACGAATTACGCGATTGCCTACGAACCGTGCTCGGGTTGCCCGATGGCCAAGCGCCGAAGGACGCACAGGCATGCCCCGTCGTGCCTCAACTCGTCACCAGGCATATGGTCGCGGAGCATGTGCAACATCGACGAATTTTGGTCGTGGAAGACAACATGGTCAACCAGAAGCTCGCCGTGCGGATGGTTGAAAAACTGGGCTACAAACCGGACGTCGTCGAAAACGGTAGAGAGGCGCTGGCTGCCCTCACCAAGGGGGACTATGCCGCCATCCTGATGGATTGTCAGATGCCCGTCATGGATGGATTTGAGACCACTCGACGCATTCGGGAAGGTGAAGCGTTGGTGGCCTCGCGTGACTCGACCGACGGAAGCGCGAACCGTTCAGACGAGACTCCACAATCGACTCGGCACATGCCGATTATTGCGGTCACCGCCAATGCGATGCAGGGCGATCGCGAGCGTTGCTTGGCAATCGGGATGGACGATTATCTCGCCAAACCAATTAAACTGGAGGAACTACGGAGCACACTGGCACGTTGGGCACTCGCACCACCCAATGTGGTGGTCCCCGGGAAACAGCAGCCAATTCTCACTACCTCTGACTCAACCAGAGGAATTTTTGATCCTGCAAAAATGTACCAGAACATCGGGAGCGACAGTGAGTTATTCGCTCAACTCGTCCGCCTGTTTCTCGATCGTCACCAGACTATGCTGGCTGACATCAGAACGGCGCTGGCCGATGCCGACTCGATCGTCGTGGAGCGCATGGCACACACTTTCAAAGGCACAGCCGGAAATCTTTGCGCATCCGAAGTCGCGCTCTCTGCCGGTCGTCTCGAAGCAGTCGGCCGCCTCAACGCGCTCCACGACGCCCCTCCCGTCTACGCGCAGCTCGAACTAGAAGTCGCACGACTCGTCCGTGTGCTTGAATCCTACAGGCAGGGATATCAGCCTATCTCCCAGGAAGCCGCCTGA